DNA from Pelagibacterium nitratireducens:
GCATTTTCCCCGCCAAGGGGCATGACATAGACATTGGCGAGCTTGAGATCGGGTGTCATGCGCACTTCGGGAACCGTGACGGTAACGGTTTCGAGCAGCGGATCGATGATCTCGTTGCGCGAGAGCAGAGCCGCGATCTCGTGGCGCACACGTTCGCCGACGCGAAGCATGCGCTGGGAGGGAGCCGATGTTGATGCCTTTTTGACCATCCGCGCGAGATAGGGTGCAATTGGCTGCGCGTCAATCGTCACGTTGGCGCAATATGGCCGCATGGCCCTCGCGATAGGTGGGATATTTGAGGCTGTAGCCGAGCGCGGACTTGATCCTGGCGTTGGAAACGCGGCGGTTTCCCGCATAAAAGGTGCGGGCCATAGGCGAGAGATCGGCGTCCTCAAAGGCGATTTCGGGCGGTGGAGCCATGGCGAGCAATCGGGCGGCGTCGGCGATCACGTCCTGGGGCGGGGCCGGCTCGTCGTCGCAGACGTTGAAGATGCCATCGAGGCGCTGGGTGGCGGCAAGGGCGGTGATGGCCCCGATATCGTGAACATGGATGCGGTTGAAGACCTGGCCGGGCTTGACGATTCGGCGCGCCGTGCCCGATCTGAGTTTTTCAAATGGCGAGCGCGTCGGGCCGTAGATGCCGGCGAGACGGAGAATGGCGAGCGGGATCGACTTTTCTTCGGCCAGCGCCTGCCAGCCTGCTTCGGCATCGAGCCGATAGCGGTTACGGGCCGAGAGCGGTTCGGTGGGCGCGGTTTCGTCGATCCACTCCCCCTTGGCGTCGCCATAAACGCCGATTGTGGAAAAATAGCCGATCCATTTGAGATTGGGGGCGGCGCGCAGGTCGGGCGCGTGTTGGGCAAGGACCGGATCGCCATTGGGGCCGGGGGAAATCGAGACCAGAAGATGGGTCGCTGCCTCCAGCGCGGGCTGCAGGGCAGGAGCGGGCGCGGTGCCGTCAAAAATCTGGGCGGCGATGCCCTTTCGGGTCAGGTCGTCGGCTTTTTCGGCGGAACGGGTTGTG
Protein-coding regions in this window:
- a CDS encoding SDR family oxidoreductase; translation: MEPLNIFVFGAGYSAQAAITALRSGCDVSVTATTRSAEKADDLTRKGIAAQIFDGTAPAPALQPALEAATHLLVSISPGPNGDPVLAQHAPDLRAAPNLKWIGYFSTIGVYGDAKGEWIDETAPTEPLSARNRYRLDAEAGWQALAEEKSIPLAILRLAGIYGPTRSPFEKLRSGTARRIVKPGQVFNRIHVHDIGAITALAATQRLDGIFNVCDDEPAPPQDVIADAARLLAMAPPPEIAFEDADLSPMARTFYAGNRRVSNARIKSALGYSLKYPTYREGHAAILRQRDD